A region of Halalkaliarchaeum desulfuricum DNA encodes the following proteins:
- a CDS encoding DUF6517 family protein, with protein sequence MDTGAIPGDTSLGRLLVAVALVVVLAGCAGGSYSYAAEPASIDGDVLSDAGYEHAEPEANEIDEQFEIGGEGVEIELRSWVAGYERSAGDGLLLVVSTPDATVAGQSVNPLARLSGSELITRALEASGEGDGEVRDVEEVAVEERTILGQETTVRSYEGVLETDEGDVPIAFHLATLEHDEDVIVLLGVHPQQFDERETQLGLMEAVEH encoded by the coding sequence ATGGACACAGGCGCGATACCGGGGGATACGTCCCTCGGCCGGCTGCTCGTCGCGGTGGCGCTCGTGGTCGTGCTGGCCGGCTGTGCGGGGGGATCGTACTCGTACGCCGCCGAACCGGCCTCGATCGACGGGGACGTGCTGTCGGACGCCGGCTACGAACACGCCGAACCGGAGGCGAACGAGATCGACGAACAGTTCGAGATCGGCGGCGAGGGCGTCGAAATCGAGCTCCGTTCGTGGGTCGCCGGCTACGAGCGATCGGCGGGCGACGGGCTGTTGCTCGTGGTGAGCACGCCCGACGCGACGGTCGCGGGACAGTCCGTGAACCCCCTGGCCCGACTGTCGGGAAGCGAACTGATCACCCGGGCACTCGAGGCGAGCGGCGAAGGCGACGGGGAGGTTCGCGACGTCGAGGAGGTCGCCGTCGAGGAGCGGACGATCCTCGGCCAGGAGACAACGGTCAGGAGTTACGAGGGCGTCCTGGAAACCGACGAGGGCGACGTGCCGATCGCGTTCCACCTTGCAACCCTCGAACACGACGAGGACGTGATCGTACTACTGGGCGTGCATCCGCAGCAGTTCGACGAACGGGAGACGCAACTCGGACTGATGGAAGCCGTCGAACACTGA
- a CDS encoding DUF373 family protein: protein MTTLVCCVDRSNDIGRNTGVRMPVSGWEAVRSLVTEIGLVDPEDSTVNCLLEGLRIARDLRDEQEDAVVAVVSGGGDSMVTADRSIAAQLEELIERYDPDAAIVVVDSAQDERIIPIVESRIPVDGVSRVVVRQSRDIESTYYLLKQFLGDEELRSTVLVPLGIALLLLPVLLLQFSPAVALAGLAGLLGAALLYKGMAIDEYVSNVPERAREALYAGQVSIVTYVVAVGLALVGVFFGVLSASELSGEARTVVPVMQFVYSSVPWLATAALTASTGRLLDEAIREEGIRTPYLNLPFVVVALGLVVRGFAGYVLEQEAILGSFELFGVTIPALQRLAAFIVAGLIVSLVGVKVAADVGSDAFDEVLEPESEEGESR from the coding sequence GTGACGACGCTCGTGTGCTGTGTGGATCGGTCCAACGACATCGGTCGAAACACCGGCGTCCGAATGCCGGTGTCCGGATGGGAGGCGGTTCGATCGCTCGTGACCGAAATCGGCCTCGTGGATCCCGAGGACTCGACGGTCAACTGCCTGCTCGAGGGGTTGCGCATCGCTCGCGACCTCCGGGACGAGCAGGAGGACGCCGTCGTCGCGGTCGTCTCGGGCGGCGGGGACTCGATGGTAACCGCCGACCGGTCGATCGCCGCACAGCTGGAGGAGCTTATCGAACGATACGATCCCGACGCCGCGATCGTCGTCGTCGACAGCGCGCAGGACGAACGGATCATCCCGATCGTCGAGAGCCGGATCCCGGTCGACGGCGTCTCGCGGGTCGTCGTCAGGCAGAGCCGGGACATCGAGTCGACCTACTACCTCCTCAAACAGTTCCTCGGCGACGAGGAGCTCCGATCGACCGTGCTCGTGCCGCTGGGGATCGCGCTGCTTCTGTTGCCGGTGTTGCTGTTGCAGTTTTCGCCGGCGGTCGCGCTTGCGGGACTCGCTGGGTTGCTCGGGGCGGCGCTTTTGTACAAGGGGATGGCGATCGACGAGTACGTCTCCAACGTCCCGGAACGCGCCCGCGAGGCGCTGTATGCCGGCCAGGTGTCGATCGTCACCTACGTCGTCGCCGTCGGGCTCGCACTCGTGGGCGTCTTTTTCGGTGTACTGTCGGCCTCGGAGCTTTCGGGGGAGGCCAGGACGGTCGTCCCGGTGATGCAGTTCGTCTACAGCAGCGTCCCGTGGCTCGCGACCGCCGCGTTGACCGCGAGTACCGGCCGACTCCTCGACGAGGCGATCCGCGAGGAAGGGATCCGGACGCCGTACCTCAACCTCCCGTTCGTGGTGGTCGCGCTGGGGCTCGTCGTCCGGGGGTTTGCGGGATACGTTCTCGAGCAGGAGGCGATCCTCGGTTCCTTCGAACTGTTCGGCGTGACGATCCCGGCGCTCCAGCGGCTCGCGGCGTTCATCGTCGCCGGACTGATCGTGAGTCTGGTCGGCGTCAAAGTCGCCGCAGACGTCGGCTCCGACGCGTTCGACGAGGTGCTCGAGCCGGAAAGCGAGGAGGGGGAGTCGCGATGA
- a CDS encoding geranylgeranyl reductase family protein, producing the protein MPSHEIVVVGGGTAGAFAAATAAREGVSVAVLERKPAEEAGRIACGDAIKGATAFPDVIDLSYLERESFTNQGIRRGIFRNPKTGEDVEIEFDESGVVLDRKRYGEVILEEAERLGAEIRYGTVVKGVRQDDHGRVTGVRAVRDGDVETYEADVVIDAAGALSILQDAADLSGATFDTNVSYTQFCSAYREILDLPEPVEWDDAIVFAPTDQLGYLWYFPRSDTRINAGVGFQMSEEPMKLADALARHVGSDPELRNATVVDKLGAALPTRRPYDSAVAPGFMAAGDAAGHVNPTTGGGIPGAARAGHWAAREAVRAISAGDVSEASLWGYNREVMTGFGKRFAAADLYNIWGTSHDVGELTDIVSSVPGQQLVDALSGGTLSLGPATAVRTLLDTVGHWSTLLELYRIRNRADALVEQYEVYPSDPANFPAWQRRRDEILQDVYEICGAEPKY; encoded by the coding sequence ATGCCGAGCCACGAAATCGTCGTCGTCGGCGGGGGGACGGCCGGCGCGTTCGCCGCCGCGACCGCCGCCCGAGAAGGGGTATCCGTGGCCGTTCTCGAGCGGAAGCCGGCGGAGGAGGCCGGCCGAATCGCCTGCGGCGACGCGATAAAGGGGGCGACGGCGTTCCCGGACGTAATCGATCTGTCGTATCTGGAGCGTGAGTCGTTCACCAACCAGGGGATTCGCCGGGGAATTTTTCGAAACCCGAAGACCGGCGAGGACGTCGAGATCGAGTTCGACGAGTCCGGGGTCGTCCTCGACCGGAAACGGTACGGCGAGGTGATCCTCGAGGAGGCCGAGCGTCTCGGCGCGGAAATCCGGTACGGGACCGTCGTGAAGGGTGTCCGTCAGGACGACCACGGTCGGGTGACCGGGGTCAGGGCCGTCCGGGACGGCGACGTCGAAACGTACGAAGCCGACGTGGTAATCGACGCCGCCGGCGCGCTGTCGATCCTTCAGGACGCCGCCGACCTCTCGGGGGCGACGTTCGACACGAACGTCTCGTACACCCAGTTCTGTTCCGCCTACCGGGAGATTCTCGACCTCCCCGAGCCGGTCGAGTGGGACGACGCCATCGTGTTCGCGCCGACCGACCAGCTCGGCTACCTGTGGTACTTCCCGCGGTCGGATACCCGTATCAACGCCGGCGTTGGATTCCAGATGAGCGAGGAGCCAATGAAGCTCGCCGACGCGCTGGCCCGACACGTCGGGAGCGATCCGGAGCTCCGGAATGCGACCGTCGTCGACAAGCTCGGCGCCGCGTTGCCGACCCGTCGTCCGTACGACTCGGCGGTCGCTCCCGGGTTCATGGCGGCCGGCGACGCTGCCGGCCACGTCAACCCCACGACGGGGGGCGGGATCCCCGGCGCGGCGAGGGCGGGCCACTGGGCCGCCCGGGAGGCGGTCCGGGCGATCTCGGCGGGCGACGTGAGCGAGGCGTCGCTGTGGGGATACAACCGCGAGGTGATGACGGGCTTCGGCAAGCGGTTTGCCGCCGCCGACCTGTACAACATCTGGGGCACCTCACACGACGTCGGCGAGCTCACCGACATCGTCTCGTCGGTTCCGGGACAGCAGCTCGTGGACGCGCTCTCGGGCGGGACCCTGTCGCTCGGCCCGGCGACTGCGGTCAGGACGCTTCTGGATACCGTCGGCCACTGGAGTACCCTTCTGGAGCTGTATCGGATCAGGAACCGGGCGGACGCGCTGGTCGAACAGTACGAGGTGTATCCCAGCGACCCCGCCAACTTCCCGGCCTGGCAGCGCCGCCGGGACGAGATCCTCCAGGACGTCTACGAAATCTGTGGCGCAGAGCCGAAATACTAG
- a CDS encoding transcription factor S, with amino-acid sequence MKFCDECGSMMRAGEESDVWECTSCGYVEGRDAVEDAEMTTTQGQQKSEIVDVSDAEDQGLPTTSARCPECGNDRAHWYMQQIRSADESETRFFICTECEHKWREDDH; translated from the coding sequence ATGAAATTCTGCGACGAATGCGGATCGATGATGCGAGCCGGCGAGGAGAGCGACGTCTGGGAGTGTACCTCCTGTGGCTACGTCGAGGGCCGCGACGCTGTCGAGGACGCCGAGATGACGACCACCCAGGGACAGCAGAAGTCCGAGATCGTCGACGTGAGCGACGCCGAAGATCAGGGGCTCCCGACGACCAGTGCCCGCTGCCCGGAGTGTGGCAACGACCGGGCTCACTGGTACATGCAGCAGATCCGCTCGGCCGACGAGTCCGAGACGCGGTTTTTCATCTGTACGGAATGTGAGCACAAGTGGCGCGAGGACGACCACTGA
- a CDS encoding rhodanese-like domain-containing protein, which yields MVEELTPEEVKEKVDTGEIQVIDIRDERAFEEGHVPGAVNVPMSELPRAVDQVDWEDEIVCVCPIGQSSIQAAKLVSSFEGVDDDARVTSMKGGYRAWEYELESGAESGDADTETESSTPH from the coding sequence ATGGTCGAGGAACTCACGCCCGAAGAAGTGAAAGAAAAGGTTGACACGGGCGAGATACAGGTGATCGACATCCGCGACGAACGGGCGTTCGAAGAGGGGCACGTACCGGGGGCGGTGAACGTCCCGATGAGCGAACTCCCGCGGGCGGTCGATCAGGTCGACTGGGAAGACGAGATCGTCTGCGTCTGCCCGATCGGGCAGTCGTCGATCCAGGCTGCGAAGCTGGTCTCGAGCTTCGAGGGCGTCGACGACGACGCGAGAGTGACCAGCATGAAAGGCGGCTACCGTGCGTGGGAGTACGAACTCGAATCCGGCGCCGAAAGCGGCGACGCGGATACCGAAACCGAGTCCAGCACTCCGCATTGA
- a CDS encoding Hsp20/alpha crystallin family protein, with the protein MALPTNTPSSWLQGTDFPSRLFESGTDDYELYEEDGEFVLTVEMPGFDPEEITASWDDGMLNISAEHEDEDRDRRKTYHRRFRFPKTIDDEAISAQYNNGILEVRLPVETGATVQGREIEIEG; encoded by the coding sequence ATGGCACTTCCGACCAACACTCCCAGTTCCTGGCTGCAAGGCACCGACTTTCCGAGTAGACTCTTCGAAAGCGGTACCGACGACTACGAACTGTACGAGGAGGACGGCGAGTTCGTGTTGACCGTCGAGATGCCCGGTTTCGACCCCGAGGAGATCACCGCCTCGTGGGACGACGGAATGTTGAACATCTCCGCCGAGCACGAGGACGAGGATCGCGACCGTCGGAAGACGTACCACCGACGGTTCCGGTTCCCGAAGACCATCGACGACGAGGCGATCTCCGCCCAGTACAACAACGGCATCCTCGAGGTGCGTCTCCCGGTCGAAACCGGTGCGACGGTCCAGGGCCGGGAGATCGAGATCGAGGGCTGA
- a CDS encoding CDC48 family AAA ATPase produces the protein MRLTVKQLKNRDPGSGMAVIDREALSQIGVSGGDFVTIEGRGGNRTIARVWPSDAGDAGTGVIRIDGELRTQANVGIDDRVTVEPTDIEPADHVTVALPDEVRVRGDLGPYLREELTDRALTVGETISLQLGFGLLSRRSGRRLPLRIVDAAPADTVVVQPDTEIKTARAGTDEDVIDVAGGEATPVPEGPSVTYEDIGGLDEELEQVREMIELPMRHPELFSTLGIEPPKGVLLYGPPGTGKTLIAKAVANEIDAHFQTISGPEIMSKYYGESEEQLREVFEEAEENAPAIVFIDELDSIAPKREEVSGDVERRVVAQLLSLMDGLEERGRITVIGTTNRVDAIDPALRRGGRFDREIEIGVPDRDDREEILSIHTRGMPLADDVDREAYAENTHGFVGADIESLAKEAAMRALRRVRPEIDLEDDEIPTEVLDSIEVTDDDFRAAMRSIEPSALREVFVEVPDVTWADVGGLEEAQRSLKETIQWPLEYADAYQRVALEPAKGVLLYGPPGTGKTLLAKAVANESEANFISIKGPELFDKFVGESEKAVREIFEKARANAPTVVFFDEIDAIAAERGRGVGDSNVGERVVSQLLTELDGMEALEDVVVIAATNRPDLIDSALLRPGRLDRHVEVGEPDERARREIFAIHTRDRPLADDVDLDELADRTDGRTGADIAAICREAAQIAVREYVDADAAGEEPDPAEIVLTMDHFDRALVSVEADVDGDLSAEPVAEPMG, from the coding sequence ATGCGACTCACGGTCAAACAGCTCAAGAACCGCGATCCGGGAAGCGGTATGGCTGTCATCGATAGGGAAGCGCTCTCACAGATTGGCGTCTCCGGTGGCGACTTCGTGACGATCGAGGGGCGGGGCGGGAATCGAACGATTGCCCGCGTGTGGCCGAGCGACGCCGGCGACGCCGGAACCGGAGTCATCCGCATCGACGGCGAACTCCGGACGCAGGCAAACGTCGGCATCGACGACCGGGTGACCGTCGAACCAACGGACATCGAACCGGCCGACCACGTGACGGTTGCGCTTCCCGACGAGGTACGTGTGCGCGGCGATCTCGGGCCGTATCTCCGCGAGGAACTCACAGACAGAGCCCTCACCGTCGGCGAGACGATCTCGCTGCAGCTTGGATTCGGTCTGCTCTCCCGGCGATCCGGACGACGTCTCCCGCTTCGCATCGTCGACGCCGCCCCGGCCGACACCGTCGTCGTACAGCCCGACACAGAGATCAAAACCGCGAGAGCTGGCACTGACGAAGACGTCATCGACGTCGCCGGTGGCGAGGCCACCCCGGTTCCCGAAGGACCCAGCGTCACCTACGAGGACATCGGGGGTCTCGACGAGGAGCTCGAGCAGGTCCGGGAGATGATCGAACTGCCGATGCGGCATCCCGAACTGTTCAGCACCCTCGGAATCGAGCCGCCGAAGGGGGTGTTGCTGTACGGCCCGCCGGGCACCGGCAAGACGCTGATCGCGAAGGCCGTCGCCAACGAGATCGACGCCCACTTCCAGACGATCAGTGGCCCGGAGATCATGTCGAAGTACTACGGCGAGAGCGAAGAGCAACTCCGGGAGGTGTTCGAGGAAGCCGAGGAGAACGCGCCGGCGATCGTCTTCATCGACGAACTCGACTCCATCGCCCCCAAACGCGAGGAGGTGTCCGGCGACGTCGAGCGCCGGGTGGTCGCCCAACTGCTCAGTCTGATGGACGGGCTCGAGGAGCGCGGCCGGATCACGGTGATCGGCACCACCAACCGCGTGGACGCGATCGACCCCGCGTTGCGCCGCGGCGGCCGGTTCGACCGCGAGATCGAGATCGGCGTCCCCGATCGCGACGACCGGGAGGAGATCCTCTCGATCCACACCCGGGGAATGCCTCTCGCCGACGATGTCGACCGCGAGGCGTACGCCGAAAACACCCACGGCTTCGTCGGCGCGGACATCGAGAGCCTGGCGAAGGAAGCGGCGATGCGTGCGCTCCGTCGCGTCCGTCCGGAGATCGACCTCGAGGACGACGAGATCCCTACCGAGGTACTCGATTCGATCGAAGTCACCGACGACGACTTCCGGGCGGCCATGCGGAGCATCGAGCCGTCGGCGCTCCGTGAGGTGTTCGTCGAGGTGCCCGACGTCACCTGGGCGGACGTCGGTGGCCTCGAGGAGGCGCAACGGAGCCTCAAGGAAACCATCCAGTGGCCCCTCGAGTACGCCGACGCCTACCAGCGGGTCGCCCTCGAGCCCGCGAAGGGCGTGTTGCTGTACGGCCCCCCCGGAACGGGCAAGACGCTGCTCGCGAAGGCGGTCGCAAACGAGTCGGAGGCGAACTTCATCTCGATCAAGGGTCCGGAGCTGTTCGACAAGTTCGTCGGTGAATCCGAGAAGGCGGTCCGGGAGATCTTCGAGAAGGCCCGGGCGAACGCGCCCACAGTCGTCTTCTTCGACGAGATCGACGCGATCGCTGCCGAGCGTGGCCGTGGCGTCGGCGACTCCAACGTCGGCGAACGGGTGGTCTCCCAGCTGCTCACCGAACTGGACGGCATGGAAGCGCTCGAGGACGTCGTGGTGATCGCGGCGACCAACCGGCCCGACCTGATCGACTCGGCGCTGCTCCGCCCCGGGCGTCTCGATCGACACGTCGAGGTGGGCGAACCCGACGAACGGGCCCGCCGGGAGATCTTCGCGATCCACACCCGGGATCGGCCGCTGGCCGACGACGTCGACCTCGACGAACTCGCCGACCGGACCGACGGGCGGACTGGTGCAGACATCGCGGCAATCTGTCGGGAGGCCGCACAGATCGCCGTCCGCGAGTACGTCGATGCCGATGCTGCCGGGGAGGAACCCGATCCAGCAGAAATCGTCCTGACGATGGATCACTTCGACCGCGCGCTCGTGAGCGTCGAGGCCGACGTCGACGGCGACCTGTCCGCCGAGCCGGTCGCGGAACCGATGGGCTGA
- a CDS encoding UbiA family prenyltransferase, which yields MAQKEQIVEGADEHEMRSGSHGKWSENHESTHATERRESTSVTLGATILATVRYSSLYLAIIASLQALLAIWILSVPLNLAPIVIGLVTFAVYSSDRIADADTDAVAKPRQAEFAQRHANVLYLTASLAYSVAVALSILGGPLALIITLLPGMFWLLYASDWIPESTTGFRRLKDVLLVNTAVVAFAWAFTLTFLPLAFANAQFSPAAGFVFAYFFLGVTLATEIPNVRDVEEDEAIGVSTVPVVFGVRRTRHLLYGVGVVLLLLVGLAVHYGFVGVPLGIGLAVGTAYSLVLSGFVGRTDRYDELTVAVESQYVLAFIVVVAVTSLV from the coding sequence ATGGCCCAAAAAGAGCAGATCGTTGAAGGAGCGGACGAACACGAGATGCGGTCGGGCAGCCACGGGAAGTGGTCGGAAAATCACGAGTCCACGCACGCCACGGAGCGCAGGGAGTCCACCAGCGTGACGCTCGGGGCAACAATCCTCGCGACGGTACGGTACAGTTCGCTGTACCTGGCCATCATCGCCTCGCTGCAGGCTCTGCTTGCGATCTGGATACTGTCCGTTCCGCTCAATCTCGCGCCGATCGTGATCGGGCTAGTTACGTTCGCCGTTTACTCGAGCGACAGGATCGCCGATGCCGACACCGACGCCGTTGCGAAACCACGGCAGGCCGAATTCGCACAGCGTCACGCAAACGTGCTGTATCTCACGGCTTCTCTGGCCTACAGCGTCGCCGTCGCGCTGTCGATCCTCGGCGGTCCGCTGGCACTGATAATCACGCTGCTGCCGGGCATGTTCTGGCTCCTGTACGCGTCCGACTGGATTCCCGAGTCCACAACCGGGTTCAGACGCCTGAAGGACGTCCTGTTGGTTAACACGGCGGTCGTGGCGTTCGCGTGGGCGTTTACGCTCACGTTCCTTCCGCTCGCGTTCGCGAACGCGCAGTTCTCCCCGGCGGCCGGGTTCGTCTTCGCGTACTTCTTCCTGGGTGTGACACTCGCCACGGAGATTCCAAACGTCCGCGACGTGGAGGAGGACGAGGCGATCGGCGTGTCGACAGTTCCCGTCGTCTTCGGGGTACGTCGGACCCGACATCTCCTCTATGGGGTGGGTGTCGTCCTGCTTTTGCTCGTCGGCCTCGCGGTACACTACGGTTTCGTCGGCGTGCCGCTAGGGATCGGTCTCGCCGTGGGTACGGCGTACTCTCTCGTGTTGTCCGGGTTCGTCGGACGCACCGATCGATACGACGAACTCACTGTCGCCGTCGAATCGCAGTACGTCCTCGCCTTCATCGTCGTCGTCGCCGTTACATCCCTCGTGTGA
- a CDS encoding deoxyhypusine synthase, which translates to MDDDESREHVVPGSDEEPDTPDVRGYDFRGEFDLGALLDAYATTGFQATHLAEAVDIAKRMQEADATVYLTFTSNIVSSGLRETVAALVREGYVDVIITTSGSLAEDVIKTAKPFKMGQWDADEAALRERGINRLGNIYVPSDRYVWLEEYLYDFFDDFFAEKPIRTPTAFARELGETLEDEDSVLKQAADNDVPVYCPALTDSEIGNFLYYYRQGHEDDVDIATMDDYEDLIEDGMLADTTGLIAVGGGVPKHHAIMTNLFRGGADYVVYISTGMEGDGSLSGATPEEAVSWGKIKENETNYTQIEAEATLVFPLLVAAAFEM; encoded by the coding sequence ATGGACGACGACGAATCCCGCGAACACGTCGTACCCGGGTCCGACGAGGAGCCCGACACGCCGGACGTTCGCGGCTACGACTTCCGCGGCGAGTTCGACCTCGGAGCACTGCTCGACGCCTACGCAACGACCGGCTTCCAGGCGACACACCTCGCGGAGGCGGTCGACATCGCCAAACGGATGCAGGAAGCGGACGCGACCGTCTACCTCACGTTTACCTCCAACATCGTCTCCTCCGGGCTTCGGGAGACGGTGGCGGCGCTGGTCCGCGAGGGGTACGTCGACGTGATCATCACCACGTCCGGATCGCTGGCCGAGGACGTCATCAAGACCGCGAAACCGTTCAAGATGGGCCAGTGGGACGCAGACGAGGCCGCCCTTCGGGAGCGGGGAATCAACCGGCTCGGCAACATCTACGTTCCCTCGGATCGGTACGTCTGGCTCGAGGAGTATCTCTACGACTTCTTCGACGACTTCTTCGCCGAGAAACCGATCAGAACGCCGACGGCGTTCGCCCGCGAGCTCGGCGAGACGCTCGAGGACGAGGACTCGGTGCTCAAGCAGGCCGCCGACAACGACGTGCCGGTGTACTGCCCGGCGCTCACCGACTCCGAGATCGGCAACTTCCTGTACTACTACCGGCAGGGCCACGAGGACGACGTCGACATCGCGACCATGGACGACTACGAGGACCTGATCGAGGACGGCATGCTCGCCGACACCACCGGACTGATCGCGGTCGGGGGCGGCGTCCCGAAACACCACGCGATCATGACCAACCTGTTCCGGGGCGGCGCCGACTACGTCGTTTACATCTCGACGGGAATGGAGGGCGACGGCTCGCTTTCGGGTGCGACCCCCGAGGAGGCGGTTTCCTGGGGAAAGATCAAGGAAAACGAGACCAACTACACCCAGATCGAAGCCGAGGCGACGCTGGTGTTCCCGCTTCTCGTCGCCGCCGCCTTCGAGATGTAA
- a CDS encoding desampylase, translating to MPAFTRSAYDEIVSRARRGGAREICGVLAGTTKAGEPEPIVDSVYPVDNVADAPRSRYELDPEGQLRAIETLEERGETLVGFYHSHPRGPPTPSETDVDSATWPGASYVIVALDGEPYVGSWLWDDDTFEQQLVRVVPDGRNR from the coding sequence ATGCCGGCGTTCACGCGAAGTGCGTACGACGAGATCGTCTCCCGCGCCCGGCGGGGCGGCGCCCGGGAGATCTGTGGGGTGCTCGCAGGGACGACGAAAGCGGGGGAGCCGGAACCGATCGTCGACTCGGTGTATCCGGTCGACAACGTCGCCGACGCGCCACGGAGCCGATACGAACTGGATCCGGAAGGGCAGCTCCGGGCGATCGAAACGCTGGAGGAGCGCGGCGAGACGCTCGTCGGGTTCTATCACTCCCACCCGCGGGGACCGCCGACACCGAGCGAAACGGACGTCGACTCGGCGACCTGGCCCGGCGCGTCGTACGTGATCGTCGCGCTCGACGGGGAACCGTACGTCGGCTCCTGGCTGTGGGATGACGACACCTTCGAACAGCAACTTGTGCGTGTTGTTCCCGACGGGCGGAACCGGTAG
- a CDS encoding histidine kinase N-terminal 7TM domain-containing protein translates to MFDLSITPLLFAAVIVGMTAALLAWRERYEPGSIPLFVLLVGQIWWSISLLFQLEAATLSAKVFWMNMSWIGVVAIPVAWLFFALEYTGRDQYVQTRYVGLVSVVPLATVWLAMTSQFHDLLYLETTLVETAGVVRLNYVAGPWYWIIAGYTYFLGILGSIPLLELVWSEATEFRGQSSAVLIGTVAPWLTSVLYVTGVLPTGGIDPTPIAFAVSGVAYLGALTRFRLFGTNPSPNRHAPELLFEEMNQGAIVVDSNDYVVELNGEAVRSLGVERPAALGEPGSEIVPEYNELPADGAMSGHLTIETDGRTGKYDVTVTEITNAYDRVIGRVISLHDITDYLQQQQRLEVLNRVLRHNIRTETNVIAGYAGLLTDEYDSKEARVIKRRADRLEEIGEKGREILELFETGPSEEPIPVDGLLEACVADVRSAYPHVDVDVEPTGEDVHVAGVLEVVCENLVENAAEHNLDDDPWMRVTAESDGDRVTITVADNGPGIDEYEREVLESGTETQLEHGSGLGLWLVKWGAEMAGGTVEFAENDPTGAIVTVEVPVEPSPESADPWARIPTDALEGSAASSFVSTRSTLGSSTTGRTRSTRSRNP, encoded by the coding sequence GTGTTTGACCTCTCCATCACACCACTGTTGTTCGCTGCGGTCATCGTCGGAATGACCGCGGCGCTTTTGGCCTGGCGTGAGCGGTACGAGCCGGGATCGATTCCGCTGTTCGTGCTGCTCGTCGGCCAGATCTGGTGGTCCATCTCACTTCTCTTCCAGTTGGAGGCGGCGACACTGTCGGCGAAAGTGTTCTGGATGAACATGTCGTGGATCGGTGTCGTCGCGATTCCGGTCGCGTGGCTGTTTTTCGCCCTCGAATACACCGGGCGGGATCAGTACGTTCAGACACGCTACGTCGGACTGGTGTCGGTCGTACCGCTCGCAACTGTCTGGCTGGCCATGACCAGTCAGTTCCACGATCTCCTGTATCTGGAGACGACCCTCGTCGAAACGGCGGGAGTGGTGAGGCTCAACTACGTCGCCGGCCCCTGGTACTGGATAATTGCGGGCTACACGTACTTCCTCGGCATACTCGGGAGCATCCCTCTCCTCGAACTCGTCTGGAGTGAGGCAACCGAGTTCCGCGGACAGAGTAGCGCGGTGCTGATCGGGACCGTTGCCCCCTGGCTGACCAGCGTGCTGTACGTGACTGGCGTTCTCCCGACCGGCGGGATCGATCCCACGCCGATCGCCTTCGCCGTCTCCGGTGTGGCGTATCTCGGCGCGCTCACCCGATTCCGGCTGTTCGGAACCAACCCATCCCCGAACCGTCACGCGCCGGAGTTGTTGTTCGAGGAGATGAACCAGGGGGCCATCGTCGTCGACAGCAACGACTACGTCGTGGAACTCAACGGGGAGGCCGTACGGAGTCTCGGCGTGGAGCGACCGGCGGCGCTCGGAGAGCCCGGTAGCGAGATCGTTCCGGAGTACAACGAACTGCCTGCGGACGGAGCGATGTCCGGACATCTGACCATCGAAACCGACGGCCGGACCGGGAAGTACGACGTCACCGTCACCGAAATCACTAACGCTTACGACCGGGTCATCGGACGGGTGATCTCGCTGCACGACATCACCGATTACCTCCAGCAGCAACAGCGGCTCGAGGTGCTCAACCGGGTGTTGCGCCACAACATCCGGACGGAGACGAACGTGATCGCCGGCTACGCCGGACTGTTGACCGACGAATACGACTCGAAGGAGGCCCGCGTCATAAAGCGGCGTGCGGACCGTCTCGAGGAGATCGGCGAGAAGGGCAGGGAGATCCTCGAACTGTTCGAGACTGGACCCAGCGAGGAGCCGATTCCGGTCGACGGACTTCTCGAGGCCTGTGTCGCCGACGTGAGATCGGCGTATCCGCACGTCGACGTCGACGTGGAGCCGACCGGAGAAGACGTCCACGTGGCGGGTGTACTGGAGGTGGTGTGTGAGAACCTCGTCGAGAACGCCGCCGAGCACAACCTCGACGACGATCCGTGGATGAGGGTCACCGCGGAGTCCGACGGCGATCGGGTCACGATTACGGTCGCGGACAACGGGCCCGGAATCGACGAGTACGAGCGGGAGGTGCTGGAAAGCGGAACCGAAACCCAACTGGAGCACGGCAGCGGCCTGGGACTGTGGCTGGTCAAATGGGGAGCGGAGATGGCCGGCGGTACCGTCGAGTTCGCGGAGAACGACCCGACCGGAGCGATCGTGACCGTCGAGGTCCCCGTCGAACCGTCGCCGGAGTCGGCCGATCCGTGGGCCCGGATTCCGACGGACGCGCTGGAGGGGTCGGCTGCGTCCAGTTTCGTCTCGACGCGGTCGACTCTCGGCTCCTCGACGACCGGACGGACCCGATCGACGCGGTCGCGAAACCCCTGA